The proteins below are encoded in one region of Methylocystis sp. ATCC 49242:
- a CDS encoding alcohol dehydrogenase catalytic domain-containing protein, whose amino-acid sequence MLMQARAAAVYHLHWKIRQGQLRLFVRLRFPYVLGSDIAGEVVSVGVRANKFKAGDPIFAFSDPRRGAG is encoded by the coding sequence ATGCTCATGCAGGCGCGCGCGGCCGCCGTATACCACTTGCATTGGAAAATCCGCCAAGGGCAATTGCGGCTCTTCGTCCGCTTGCGCTTTCCCTATGTGCTCGGGTCGGACATTGCCGGCGAGGTCGTGTCGGTTGGCGTACGCGCCAATAAGTTTAAGGCAGGCGACCCGATCTTCGCGTTCAGCGATCCAAGGCGAGGCGCAGGCTGA
- a CDS encoding IS3 family transposase (programmed frameshift) → MTKRSRRTHSPALKAKVALAAIKGEKTLAELAQQFDVHPNQITTWKSQLLEGAAGVFGQEKTEPKEAAVDLKGLHAKIGELTLENGFFVRRAHKSGIAERKKMIDRDHDLPIARQAKALGVARSSVYYKPRPVSAEDLKLMRRIDELHLEHPFAGARMLRDLLRREGVAVGRRHVTTLMKRMGIEAIYRRPNTSKPAPGHKVYPYLLRGVKIERPNQVWATDISYIPMRRGFVYLVAVVDVFTRRVLSHRVSITMEAEICVDALKEALAKHDKPEIFNTDQGSQFTSLDFTGVLIDAKVSISMDGKGAWRDNVFVERLWRSVKYEEVYLRAYDSVSEARASIGRYLAFYNERRPHSSLDGRTPDEAYFGQQKTAMAA, encoded by the exons ATGACGAAACGGAGCCGCCGGACGCATTCTCCGGCCTTAAAGGCAAAAGTGGCTTTGGCCGCGATCAAGGGCGAGAAGACGCTGGCCGAGCTGGCGCAGCAATTCGACGTCCACCCGAACCAGATCACGACGTGGAAAAGTCAGTTGCTTGAAGGCGCGGCCGGCGTTTTCGGGCAGGAGAAGACGGAGCCAAAGGAAGCCGCCGTTGACTTGAAGGGGCTTCACGCGAAGATCGGCGAACTGACGCTGGAGAACG GATTTTTTGTCCGGCGCGCTCACAAAAGCGGGATTGCTGAGCGCAAAAAGATGATCGACCGCGATCATGATCTTCCAATCGCCCGGCAGGCGAAGGCGCTGGGGGTTGCCCGCAGCTCCGTCTACTACAAGCCGCGGCCGGTTTCGGCCGAGGATCTGAAGCTGATGCGCCGCATTGACGAGTTGCATCTCGAACATCCCTTTGCGGGCGCGCGGATGCTGCGCGATCTGCTGCGGCGCGAGGGCGTCGCCGTGGGCCGCCGGCATGTCACGACGCTGATGAAGCGGATGGGGATCGAGGCGATCTATCGGCGGCCGAACACGAGCAAGCCCGCGCCGGGACACAAGGTTTATCCGTATCTGCTGCGCGGGGTGAAGATCGAACGACCAAACCAGGTCTGGGCGACGGACATCAGCTACATCCCGATGCGGCGCGGCTTCGTCTATCTCGTGGCGGTCGTCGACGTCTTCACGCGGCGCGTTCTTTCGCATCGCGTGTCGATCACGATGGAAGCGGAGATCTGCGTCGACGCCTTGAAAGAGGCGCTGGCGAAACACGACAAGCCGGAGATTTTCAACACGGATCAGGGCAGCCAGTTCACCAGTCTCGACTTCACCGGGGTGCTTATCGATGCGAAGGTCTCGATCAGCATGGACGGGAAAGGCGCTTGGCGAGACAATGTCTTTGTCGAGCGGCTGTGGCGCAGTGTGAAATACGAGGAGGTCTATTTGCGCGCCTACGACAGCGTGTCCGAGGCCCGTGCCTCGATCGGCCGGTATCTGGCCTTTTACAACGAGCGGCGCCCGCATTCGAGCCTTGACGGGCGCACGCCCGACGAGGCCTACTTCGGCCAACAGAAAACGGCGATGGCCGCATGA
- a CDS encoding division plane positioning ATPase MipZ: MATTAAELKARPRAAALPPAFKRVALVANEKGGVGKSVFTRTLVDYLRTRGKRVAAYDADGSVGATARVLGTRDANGAIERVQNPVEGIGYYNGRADDERNILLDSIESGEKLYVHDLAGGLLADLTRIVDGGEGLDGLLDAFEAHSYKLTVFHVISPDVGAAQSVARWLSLIGDRADHVAVINLKHGRPPSDFPFWYGFTDAKGLAKGGKTREKLLASGGVEIEFPSLPAGTFAKLDAENVPFTRADKAGLLTITERAHVAKFLRDFAAALAPALPFLGL, translated from the coding sequence ATGGCGACAACTGCTGCCGAACTCAAAGCCCGCCCTCGGGCTGCCGCCTTACCTCCCGCGTTCAAGCGCGTGGCTCTCGTCGCCAATGAGAAGGGAGGTGTGGGCAAATCAGTGTTCACGCGGACGCTGGTCGATTATCTTCGTACCAGAGGAAAGCGAGTCGCGGCTTATGATGCCGATGGCAGTGTAGGCGCAACGGCGCGGGTCCTCGGCACCAGGGACGCCAATGGCGCAATCGAGCGCGTCCAAAATCCGGTGGAAGGGATCGGTTACTACAACGGTCGGGCCGATGACGAACGCAACATACTCCTCGACTCCATCGAGTCAGGCGAAAAGCTCTACGTTCATGATCTCGCGGGCGGCCTCCTGGCTGACCTCACACGGATCGTCGATGGCGGCGAAGGGCTCGACGGCCTTCTCGATGCCTTCGAAGCGCACAGCTACAAATTGACGGTTTTCCATGTTATTTCCCCTGACGTGGGCGCGGCGCAATCCGTCGCACGTTGGCTCAGCCTGATCGGCGACAGGGCCGACCATGTTGCCGTCATCAATCTCAAACACGGAAGGCCGCCGAGCGACTTCCCCTTCTGGTACGGCTTCACCGATGCCAAAGGCTTGGCAAAAGGTGGCAAGACTCGCGAAAAGCTGCTGGCTTCCGGCGGCGTCGAAATAGAATTCCCTTCTCTGCCCGCTGGAACATTTGCAAAATTGGACGCTGAGAATGTCCCGTTCACGCGAGCCGATAAGGCGGGACTTCTGACGATCACCGAGCGGGCGCATGTCGCAAAATTCCTTCGCGACTTTGCCGCGGCGCTGGCGCCTGCGCTTCCATTCCTCGGGCTTTGA